From one Streptomyces chromofuscus genomic stretch:
- the pdxR gene encoding MocR-like pyridoxine biosynthesis transcription factor PdxR, which yields MLESRATLGIDLHLAPSGPGLRRGLTDALRDAVRTGRLAPGTRLPSSRTLAADLGIARNTVAESYADLVAEGRLTARQGSGTWVAERAVLPPPDRPAPHRRPPGHPAYDLVPGTPDLASFPRAEWLKAARRALTAAPNEALGYGDPRGRVELRTALADYLSRARGVRADPERVLVCPGFAHGLGLLAKVLHTRGLRTLAVESYGLDAHWNLVERAGLRTLPLPFDERGTSPQPLDSPRQRSTAGSLLDDLAATRAVLLTPGHQFPTGVALRPVHRAAVVDWARRTGGLILEDDYDGEFRYDRQPVGALQDLDPDHVVYLGTASKSLAPGLRLAWMVLPPSLVPDVLRHAGGPATGVLEQLTLAEFLTSGAYDRHVRAARLRYRRRRDELVAALAEHAPDVRATGIAAGLHAVLRLPPGTEQPVVRAATWQGVAVHGISRYRHPAAPARHPDALVVGYGTPPDHAWAGSLEALCKALP from the coding sequence ATGCTGGAATCCCGGGCCACTTTGGGCATCGACCTGCACCTCGCACCGTCCGGACCCGGCCTGCGCCGCGGTCTGACCGACGCCCTGCGCGACGCCGTCCGCACCGGCCGCCTCGCGCCCGGCACCCGGCTGCCCTCCTCCCGCACCCTCGCCGCCGACCTCGGCATCGCCCGCAACACCGTCGCCGAGTCCTACGCCGACCTCGTCGCCGAGGGCCGGCTCACCGCCCGCCAGGGCTCCGGCACCTGGGTCGCCGAGCGGGCCGTCCTCCCACCGCCCGACCGGCCCGCCCCGCACCGGCGCCCACCCGGCCACCCCGCCTACGACCTCGTCCCCGGCACCCCCGACCTCGCCTCCTTCCCCCGCGCCGAGTGGCTCAAGGCCGCCCGCCGCGCGCTCACCGCCGCCCCGAACGAGGCCCTCGGCTACGGCGACCCCCGAGGCCGCGTCGAACTGCGCACCGCCCTCGCCGACTACCTCTCCCGCGCCCGCGGCGTACGCGCCGATCCCGAGCGCGTCCTCGTCTGTCCCGGCTTCGCCCACGGCCTCGGACTCCTCGCCAAGGTCCTCCACACCCGCGGGCTGCGCACCCTCGCCGTGGAGTCCTACGGCCTCGACGCGCACTGGAACCTCGTCGAACGCGCCGGCCTGCGCACCCTCCCCCTCCCCTTCGACGAACGCGGCACTTCGCCCCAGCCCCTCGACTCCCCACGGCAGCGGTCAACCGCGGGCTCCCTCCTGGACGACCTCGCCGCCACGCGGGCCGTGCTGCTGACGCCGGGCCACCAGTTCCCGACGGGCGTCGCCCTGCGTCCCGTGCACCGCGCCGCCGTCGTGGACTGGGCCCGGCGGACGGGCGGACTGATCCTGGAGGACGACTACGACGGCGAGTTCCGCTACGACCGCCAGCCCGTCGGCGCCCTGCAGGACCTGGACCCCGACCACGTCGTCTACCTCGGCACCGCCAGCAAGTCCCTCGCCCCCGGCCTGCGGCTTGCCTGGATGGTCCTGCCGCCCTCCCTCGTGCCGGACGTCCTGCGGCACGCCGGCGGACCCGCCACAGGCGTCCTCGAACAGTTGACCCTCGCCGAGTTCCTCACCTCCGGCGCCTACGACCGCCATGTCCGCGCCGCCCGCCTGCGTTACCGGCGCCGCCGCGACGAACTGGTCGCCGCCCTCGCCGAGCACGCACCCGACGTCCGCGCCACCGGCATCGCGGCCGGCCTGCACGCCGTTCTCCGGCTGCCGCCCGGCACCGAACAGCCGGTCGTCCGCGCGGCCACCTGGCAGGGCGTCGCCGTCCACGGCATCTCCCGCTACCGCCACCCCGCGGCACCGGCCCGGCACCCCGACGCCCTGGTCGTCGGCTACGGCACCCCACCCGACCACGCCTGGGCGGGAAGCCTGGAGGCCTTGTGCAAGGCGCTGCCCTGA
- a CDS encoding isocitrate lyase/PEP mutase family protein, producing the protein MSRAETFRALHRRPDPADPLVLPGPWDAASARAFVDAGFPALATPSAGVAASLGYEDGQTPPDEMFAAVTRIVRAVDVPVSADVEDGYGLAPRELVERLLETGAVGCNLEDSSGGVLKDPYAHAEWLAEVRAAAGDRLFLNARVDTFVRGVEEPERAIERAALYVAAGADCVYPIAAPPDVLPLLRAGIEGPINVFARLDGARPSAPTELTESPRLTEPTGLTEPTELTESPALAGLAELGRRGATRITFGPGLQRRAVQAVRDITAGITR; encoded by the coding sequence GTGAGCCGAGCAGAGACGTTCCGCGCGCTGCACCGACGGCCGGACCCGGCCGATCCCCTGGTCCTCCCGGGCCCGTGGGACGCCGCCAGCGCCCGCGCCTTCGTGGACGCCGGCTTCCCGGCGCTCGCGACGCCCAGTGCGGGGGTGGCCGCCTCGCTCGGGTACGAGGACGGGCAGACGCCGCCGGACGAGATGTTCGCGGCCGTCACCCGGATCGTGCGGGCGGTGGACGTGCCGGTGTCGGCGGACGTGGAGGACGGGTACGGGCTCGCGCCGCGGGAACTGGTCGAGCGGCTGCTGGAGACCGGCGCCGTCGGCTGCAACCTGGAGGATTCGAGCGGAGGCGTCCTCAAGGACCCGTACGCGCACGCCGAGTGGCTGGCGGAGGTGCGGGCGGCGGCGGGTGACCGGCTGTTCCTCAACGCGCGCGTAGACACGTTCGTACGCGGGGTGGAGGAGCCCGAGCGGGCCATCGAGCGGGCGGCCCTGTACGTCGCCGCGGGCGCCGACTGCGTGTACCCGATCGCCGCCCCGCCCGACGTGCTGCCGCTGCTGCGGGCCGGGATCGAGGGCCCGATCAACGTGTTCGCACGCCTGGACGGTGCCCGCCCCTCGGCACCGACCGAACTCACCGAGTCCCCCCGACTCACCGAGCCGACCGGACTCACCGAGCCGACCGAACTCACCGAGTCCCCCGCGCTCGCCGGACTCGCCGAGCTCGGCAGGCGGGGGGCGACGCGGATCACCTTCGGGCCGGGGTTGCAGCGCAGAGCCGTCCAGGCGGTTCGCGACATCACGGCCGGCATCACGCGGTGA
- a CDS encoding RNA polymerase sigma factor: MRTREGGRIVDEAAVIARVRAGEPEAYAQLVRAHTGIALRAAAALGAGADAEDVVQQAFVKAYCALGRFKDGSAFKPWLLSIVANETRNTVRTAARQRTLAGREAAFAEVEPSIPESADPAVATLRSERRAALLAALEKLSEEHRLVVTYRYLLEMDESETAQALGWPRGTVKSRLNRALRKLGGLLPDFGPREGGDERG; the protein is encoded by the coding sequence GTGAGGACGCGGGAGGGGGGCCGCATCGTCGATGAGGCCGCGGTGATCGCACGCGTACGCGCCGGAGAGCCGGAGGCGTACGCGCAGCTGGTGCGGGCCCACACGGGGATCGCCCTGCGGGCGGCCGCGGCGCTCGGAGCCGGTGCGGACGCGGAGGACGTGGTGCAGCAGGCCTTCGTCAAGGCGTACTGCGCACTGGGCCGGTTCAAGGACGGCTCGGCGTTCAAGCCGTGGCTGCTGTCGATCGTCGCCAATGAGACGAGGAACACCGTGCGGACGGCGGCGCGTCAGCGCACGCTCGCCGGCCGGGAGGCGGCGTTCGCGGAGGTGGAGCCGTCGATACCGGAGTCGGCGGACCCGGCGGTCGCGACGCTTCGAAGCGAGCGCCGTGCGGCCCTGCTGGCCGCGCTGGAGAAGCTGAGCGAGGAGCACCGCCTGGTCGTCACCTACCGCTACCTGCTGGAGATGGACGAGTCGGAGACCGCCCAGGCCCTGGGCTGGCCCCGGGGGACGGTCAAGTCGCGGTTGAACCGGGCGCTGCGGAAGCTGGGCGGGCTGCTGCCGGACTTCGGACCTCGGGAAGGGGGTGATGAGCGTGGGTGA
- a CDS encoding ABC transporter permease — MATVTASAPRTLPAALKNRAVAKLALLALAAVVLVPPAVARWASGSWPEALTVDLTQPLTAASDWIIDNRDSHPLFLYFFGHLSNAVVLSVRAVYLALLAIGWAGVTALGAFVAWRVAGVRLALGTAAAFLACGLLDMWLPTMQTLALMAVAVLASVVVGALLGLAAGLSDRMDRALRPVLDTMQVLPAFAYLLPVVLVFGIGVPAAVLATVVYAAPPMARLTALGLRGADKEVLEAVESLGATARQRLLTARIPLARKELLLGLNQTIMMALSMAVIASVIGAGGLGDRVYQALASVDVGAALAAGIPIVLLAVVLDRVTAAAGDGTGERPRAGWPYVLAGAVGLAVAARLLGRADWPEAWTVNIAEPVNRAVDWMTAHLYSGVPVVGGTADWAGRFTTWVLDPLRDGLQWLPWWSVLLVVAALAWLIGTWRTALTAVLAMAAIGVLGVWEPSLDTLSQVIAAVAVTLVLGFATGIAAARSERFERALRPVLDVCQTMPQFVYLIPVVALFGVGRAPAVAAAVVYALPAVVRITARGLRQVDPAALESARSLGATGGQQLRQVQLPLARAALLLAVNQGVVLVLAVVIIGGLVGGGALGYDVVFGLAQGDLATGLVAGAAIVCLGLMLDRVTQPTDRRAKKGA, encoded by the coding sequence ATGGCCACCGTCACCGCCTCGGCTCCCCGGACCCTGCCCGCCGCACTGAAGAACCGGGCCGTCGCCAAGCTCGCCCTGCTCGCCCTGGCCGCGGTGGTCCTCGTACCGCCGGCCGTGGCGCGCTGGGCGAGCGGCAGCTGGCCCGAGGCCCTCACCGTCGACCTGACCCAGCCGCTCACCGCCGCCAGCGACTGGATCATCGACAACCGGGACAGCCACCCGCTGTTCCTCTACTTCTTCGGCCACCTCAGCAACGCGGTCGTCCTGTCCGTCCGGGCCGTCTACCTCGCCCTCCTCGCCATCGGATGGGCGGGTGTCACCGCGCTCGGCGCCTTCGTGGCCTGGCGCGTCGCCGGTGTGCGGCTCGCGCTCGGCACGGCCGCCGCGTTCCTGGCCTGCGGCCTGCTCGACATGTGGCTGCCCACCATGCAGACCCTGGCCCTGATGGCCGTGGCGGTGCTGGCGTCCGTCGTCGTCGGCGCCCTGCTCGGACTCGCCGCCGGGTTGTCCGACCGGATGGACCGCGCCCTGCGCCCGGTCCTCGACACCATGCAGGTCCTCCCCGCGTTCGCCTACCTCCTCCCCGTCGTCCTGGTCTTCGGCATCGGCGTCCCCGCCGCCGTCCTCGCCACGGTCGTCTACGCCGCCCCGCCCATGGCCCGCCTCACCGCGCTCGGCCTGCGCGGCGCCGACAAGGAGGTACTGGAGGCGGTCGAGTCGCTGGGCGCCACCGCCCGGCAGCGCCTGCTGACCGCCCGTATCCCGCTGGCCCGCAAGGAACTCCTGCTCGGCCTCAACCAGACGATCATGATGGCGCTGTCCATGGCGGTCATCGCCTCCGTCATCGGCGCCGGCGGCCTCGGCGACCGCGTCTACCAGGCGCTGGCCTCGGTCGACGTGGGCGCCGCCCTCGCCGCGGGCATCCCGATCGTGCTGCTCGCGGTCGTCCTGGACCGCGTCACCGCGGCCGCGGGCGACGGCACCGGGGAACGCCCGCGCGCCGGATGGCCGTACGTCCTGGCCGGCGCCGTGGGCCTCGCGGTCGCCGCACGCCTGCTGGGCCGCGCCGACTGGCCCGAGGCCTGGACCGTGAACATCGCCGAGCCGGTCAACCGCGCCGTCGACTGGATGACCGCCCACCTCTACTCGGGCGTCCCGGTCGTCGGCGGCACCGCCGACTGGGCCGGCCGTTTCACCACCTGGGTCCTGGACCCGCTGCGGGACGGCCTGCAGTGGCTGCCCTGGTGGTCCGTGCTGCTCGTCGTCGCCGCCCTGGCCTGGCTGATCGGCACCTGGCGCACCGCGCTGACCGCCGTCCTCGCCATGGCCGCGATCGGCGTCCTCGGCGTCTGGGAGCCGTCCCTGGACACCCTCTCCCAGGTCATCGCCGCCGTCGCCGTCACCCTCGTCCTGGGCTTCGCGACCGGCATCGCGGCCGCCCGCAGCGAGCGCTTCGAGCGTGCGCTGCGCCCCGTCCTGGACGTCTGCCAGACCATGCCGCAGTTCGTGTACCTGATCCCGGTCGTCGCCCTGTTCGGCGTCGGCCGCGCCCCGGCGGTCGCCGCGGCCGTCGTCTACGCCCTGCCCGCGGTCGTCCGCATCACCGCCCGGGGGCTGCGGCAGGTCGACCCGGCCGCGCTGGAATCGGCCCGCTCGCTCGGCGCGACCGGCGGACAGCAACTGCGCCAGGTCCAGCTCCCGCTCGCCCGCGCGGCGCTGCTGCTGGCGGTCAACCAGGGCGTGGTGCTGGTCCTCGCCGTCGTCATCATCGGCGGCCTGGTCGGCGGCGGCGCCCTCGGCTACGACGTCGTCTTCGGCCTCGCGCAGGGCGACCTGGCGACCGGTCTGGTGGCCGGCGCCGCGATCGTCTGCCTCGGCCTGATGCTCGACCGGGTGACCCAGCCGACGGATCGCCGCGCGAAGAAGGGAGCGTGA
- the trpS gene encoding tryptophan--tRNA ligase, which translates to MLSGIQPTAGSFHLGNYLGAVRQWVALQETHDAFYMVVDLHAITVPQDPADLRANTRLAAAQLLAAGLDPERCTLFVQSHVPEHAQLAWVMNCLTGFGEASRMTQFKDKSAKQGADRASVGLFTYPVLQVADILLYQANEVPVGEDQRQHIELTRDLAERFNGRFGQTFTVPKPYILKETAKIYDLQEPSIKMSKSASTPKGLINLLDEPKATAKKVKSAVTDTDTVIRFDPEAKPGVSNLLSIYSTLTGAGIAELEEKYAGKGYGALKTDLAEVMVEFVTPFRERTNQYLDDPETLDSILAKGAEKARAVAAETLAQAYDRVGFLPAKH; encoded by the coding sequence GTGCTCTCCGGGATCCAGCCCACCGCAGGCTCGTTCCACCTCGGCAACTACCTGGGCGCCGTCCGCCAGTGGGTGGCCCTGCAGGAGACCCACGACGCGTTCTACATGGTCGTCGACCTGCACGCGATCACGGTCCCGCAGGACCCCGCGGACCTGCGCGCCAACACCCGGCTCGCCGCCGCCCAACTGCTCGCGGCCGGACTGGACCCCGAGCGCTGCACGCTGTTCGTCCAGAGCCACGTCCCCGAGCACGCCCAGCTCGCCTGGGTCATGAACTGCCTCACCGGCTTCGGCGAGGCCTCCCGCATGACCCAGTTCAAGGACAAGTCCGCCAAGCAGGGCGCCGACCGGGCCTCCGTCGGCCTGTTCACGTACCCGGTCCTGCAGGTCGCGGACATCCTCCTCTACCAGGCGAACGAGGTCCCGGTCGGCGAGGACCAGCGCCAGCACATCGAGCTCACCCGCGACCTCGCCGAGCGCTTCAACGGCCGGTTCGGGCAGACGTTCACGGTCCCCAAGCCGTACATCCTCAAGGAAACGGCCAAGATCTACGACCTCCAGGAACCGTCGATCAAGATGAGCAAGTCGGCGTCCACGCCGAAGGGCCTGATCAACCTGCTCGACGAGCCCAAGGCCACGGCGAAGAAGGTCAAGAGCGCGGTCACCGACACGGACACCGTGATCCGCTTCGACCCCGAGGCCAAGCCCGGAGTCAGCAACCTCCTCTCCATCTACTCGACCCTCACCGGGGCGGGAATCGCGGAACTGGAGGAGAAGTACGCGGGCAAGGGCTACGGTGCGCTCAAGACGGACCTCGCCGAGGTCATGGTCGAGTTCGTGACGCCGTTCCGGGAGCGGACCAACCAGTACCTCGACGACCCGGAGACGCTGGACTCGATCCTGGCCAAGGGCGCGGAGAAGGCGCGTGCCGTCGCCGCGGAGACCCTGGCACAGGCCTACGACAGGGTGGGCTTCCTGCCGGCCAAGCACTGA
- a CDS encoding glycine hydroxymethyltransferase — protein MPHQPLSTESTAFRSALDVIRAVEPRVADAIGQEVADQREMLKLIASENYASPATLLAMGNWFSDKYAEGTVGRRFYAGCRNVDTVESLAAEHARELFGARHAYVQPHSGIDANLVAFWAVLADRVEAPFLEKTGVRQVNDLSEADWAELRRALGNQRMLGMSLDAGGHLTHGFRPNISGKMFEQRSYGTDPATGLIDYDALRAQAREFKPLIIVAGYSAYPRLVNFRIMREIADEVGATLMVDMAHFAGLVAGKVLTGDFDPVPHAQIVTTTTHKSLRGPRGGMVLCDDSLKDQVDRGCPMVLGGPLPHVMAAKAVALAEARQDSFRDYAQRIVDNSRALAEGLMRRGATLVTGGTDNHLNLIDVATSYGLTGRQAEAALLESGIVTNRNAIPADPNGAWYTSGIRVGTPALTTRGLGTAEMDEVAGLIDRVLATTEAGTTSKGTPSKAQHVLDPKVADEISHRATDLVAGFPLYPEVDLG, from the coding sequence ATGCCCCATCAGCCCCTCTCCACCGAGTCCACCGCCTTCCGTTCCGCTCTCGACGTGATCCGCGCCGTCGAGCCGCGCGTCGCCGACGCCATCGGTCAGGAGGTCGCCGACCAGCGCGAGATGCTCAAGCTGATCGCCTCCGAGAACTACGCCTCCCCGGCCACCCTCCTGGCGATGGGCAACTGGTTCAGCGACAAGTACGCCGAGGGCACCGTCGGCCGCCGCTTCTACGCCGGCTGCCGCAACGTCGACACCGTCGAGTCCCTGGCGGCGGAGCACGCCCGAGAGCTGTTCGGCGCCCGCCACGCCTACGTCCAGCCGCACTCCGGCATCGACGCCAACCTCGTCGCCTTCTGGGCCGTCCTCGCCGACCGCGTCGAGGCCCCCTTCCTGGAGAAGACCGGCGTCCGCCAGGTCAACGACCTCTCCGAGGCCGACTGGGCCGAGCTCCGCCGGGCCCTCGGCAACCAGCGCATGCTCGGCATGTCCCTCGACGCCGGCGGCCACCTCACCCACGGCTTCCGCCCGAACATCTCCGGCAAGATGTTCGAGCAGCGGTCCTACGGCACCGACCCGGCCACGGGCCTGATCGACTACGACGCGCTGCGCGCCCAGGCCCGTGAGTTCAAGCCGCTGATCATCGTCGCCGGCTACTCCGCCTACCCCCGGCTCGTGAACTTCCGGATCATGCGGGAGATCGCCGACGAGGTCGGCGCCACCCTCATGGTCGACATGGCACACTTCGCCGGTCTGGTCGCCGGCAAGGTCCTCACCGGCGACTTCGACCCGGTGCCGCACGCCCAGATCGTGACCACTACCACCCACAAGTCGCTGCGCGGCCCGCGCGGCGGCATGGTCCTGTGCGACGACTCGCTCAAGGACCAGGTCGACCGCGGCTGCCCGATGGTCCTCGGCGGTCCGCTCCCGCACGTCATGGCCGCCAAGGCCGTCGCCCTCGCCGAGGCCCGCCAGGACTCCTTCCGCGACTACGCCCAGCGCATCGTCGACAACTCCCGCGCCCTCGCCGAGGGTCTGATGCGCCGCGGCGCCACCCTCGTCACCGGCGGCACCGACAACCACCTCAACCTGATCGACGTCGCCACCTCCTACGGCCTCACCGGCCGCCAGGCCGAGGCCGCCCTCCTCGAGTCCGGCATCGTCACCAACCGCAACGCCATCCCGGCCGACCCGAACGGCGCCTGGTACACCTCCGGCATCCGTGTCGGCACCCCCGCTCTGACCACCCGTGGCCTCGGCACCGCCGAGATGGACGAGGTCGCCGGCCTCATCGACCGGGTCCTGGCCACCACGGAGGCCGGTACCACCAGCAAGGGCACGCCCTCCAAGGCCCAGCACGTGCTGGACCCGAAGGTCGCGGACGAGATCTCCCACCGCGCCACCGACCTCGTGGCGGGCTTCCCGCTGTACCCGGAGGTCGACCTCGGCTGA
- a CDS encoding carboxymuconolactone decarboxylase family protein: MTDDHSATPVEHAPEPTPRLDWAALAPDVFKAMVRLDTAAQRGLDPTLRELVKIRASQLNHCAFCLDMHSKDALAAGESVERIVQLSAWKESPHFYTEKELAALELTEAVTVLTDGFVPDEVYERAARHFEEAELVQLIAAITVINAWNRFGVTCRRMPGHYRPGQHP, translated from the coding sequence ATGACCGACGACCACAGCGCCACGCCTGTCGAGCACGCCCCCGAGCCCACCCCCCGCCTGGACTGGGCGGCGCTCGCCCCCGACGTCTTCAAGGCGATGGTCCGGCTCGACACGGCCGCGCAGCGGGGCCTGGACCCGACGCTGCGCGAGCTGGTGAAGATCCGTGCCTCGCAGCTCAACCACTGCGCGTTCTGCCTCGACATGCACAGCAAGGACGCGCTCGCGGCGGGCGAGAGCGTGGAGCGGATCGTCCAGCTCAGCGCATGGAAGGAGTCGCCGCACTTCTACACCGAGAAGGAGCTGGCGGCGCTGGAGCTGACCGAGGCCGTCACGGTGCTGACGGACGGGTTCGTGCCGGACGAGGTGTACGAGCGGGCGGCGCGGCACTTCGAGGAGGCCGAGCTGGTGCAGCTGATCGCCGCGATCACGGTGATCAACGCCTGGAACAGGTTCGGGGTGACCTGCCGTCGGATGCCGGGCCACTACCGGCCGGGGCAGCACCCGTGA
- the rocD gene encoding ornithine--oxo-acid transaminase translates to MTATESLIAETEAHSAHNYHPLPVVVATADGAWMTDVEGRRYLDLLAGYSALNFGHGNRRLIEAAKAQLERVTLTSRAFHHDRFAAFCAQLAELCGMEMVLPMNTGGEAVETAVKTARKWGYRVKGVPAEMAKIVVASGNFHGRTTTIISFSTDLEARADYGPYTPGFEIVPYGDPTAMREAMTENTVAVLLEPIQGESGVIVPPAGYLPAVRELTRERNVLFVADEIQSGLGRTGRTFACEHEGVVPDAYVLGKALGGGIVPVSAVVSSAEVLGVFRPGEHGSTFGGNPLACAVALEVIAMLRSGEYQARARELGEHLHRELAALTGTGRVTQVRGRGLWAGVDVHPRFGTGREVSEKLMDRGVLVKDTHGSTIRIAPPLVIAKEDLDWGLAQLRAVLGMQGAE, encoded by the coding sequence GTGACCGCTACGGAAAGCCTCATCGCCGAGACCGAGGCGCACAGCGCGCACAACTACCACCCGCTGCCGGTGGTCGTCGCCACGGCCGACGGGGCGTGGATGACGGATGTGGAGGGCCGGCGATATCTGGATCTGCTGGCCGGTTACTCGGCGCTCAACTTCGGGCACGGCAACCGGCGGTTGATCGAGGCGGCGAAGGCGCAGCTGGAGCGGGTGACGCTGACGTCACGCGCCTTCCACCACGACCGGTTCGCGGCGTTCTGCGCGCAGCTGGCGGAGCTGTGCGGGATGGAGATGGTGCTGCCGATGAACACGGGCGGGGAGGCGGTGGAGACCGCGGTGAAGACGGCCCGGAAGTGGGGGTACCGGGTCAAGGGCGTGCCCGCGGAGATGGCGAAGATCGTGGTGGCGTCGGGCAACTTCCACGGTCGTACGACGACGATCATCAGCTTCTCCACCGACCTGGAGGCGCGGGCGGACTACGGGCCGTACACGCCGGGCTTCGAGATCGTGCCGTACGGGGATCCGACGGCGATGCGGGAGGCGATGACGGAGAACACCGTCGCGGTGCTGCTGGAGCCGATCCAGGGCGAGTCGGGAGTGATCGTGCCGCCGGCCGGCTATCTGCCGGCGGTGCGGGAGCTGACCCGGGAGCGGAACGTGCTGTTCGTGGCGGACGAGATCCAGTCCGGGCTGGGGCGCACGGGGCGGACGTTCGCGTGCGAGCACGAGGGTGTGGTGCCGGACGCGTACGTGCTGGGGAAGGCGCTGGGCGGCGGGATCGTGCCGGTGTCGGCGGTGGTGTCGTCGGCGGAGGTGCTCGGGGTGTTCCGGCCCGGGGAGCACGGGTCGACGTTCGGCGGGAATCCGCTGGCCTGCGCGGTGGCGCTGGAGGTGATCGCGATGCTGCGGTCGGGCGAGTACCAGGCGCGGGCGCGGGAGCTGGGCGAGCATCTGCACCGCGAGCTGGCGGCGCTGACCGGCACGGGCCGGGTGACACAGGTGCGGGGACGCGGGCTGTGGGCGGGGGTGGACGTCCATCCGAGGTTCGGCACCGGGCGGGAGGTGTCCGAGAAGCTGATGGACCGGGGGGTGCTGGTGAAGGACACGCACGGTTCGACGATCCGGATCGCGCCACCGCTGGTCATCGCCAAGGAGGACCTGGACTGGGGGCTGGCCCAGCTGCGCGCGGTGCTCGGGATGCAGGGGGCCGAGTAG
- a CDS encoding carboxymuconolactone decarboxylase family protein, whose translation MSVRTTRLDDGVRTAMRQLSAAAKRGLGDPVLAELVQVRASRLNRRAFCPDMRLAEHGTGTGLAPAESGRDRERQLDQPATWEEAGDLLDERERAARHFDGRGLARLIALIAAINSWNRLMVSRRIPAVSVEW comes from the coding sequence GTGAGCGTACGCACCACCCGTCTGGACGACGGGGTCCGCACCGCGATGCGGCAGCTGAGCGCCGCCGCGAAGCGAGGCCTCGGTGATCCGGTGCTCGCCGAGCTGGTGCAGGTCCGTGCCTCCCGGCTCAACCGCCGGGCGTTCTGCCCGGACATGCGTCTCGCCGAGCACGGGACGGGCACGGGCCTTGCCCCGGCCGAGTCGGGCCGGGACCGGGAGAGGCAGCTCGATCAGCCGGCCACCTGGGAGGAGGCCGGGGATCTGCTCGACGAGCGGGAGCGGGCGGCGCGGCACTTCGACGGCCGCGGTCTCGCCCGTCTCATTGCTCTCATCGCCGCGATCAACAGCTGGAACCGGCTGATGGTGAGCCGGCGGATCCCGGCGGTCAGTGTCGAGTGGTGA
- a CDS encoding ABC transporter substrate-binding protein: MRTRTSVMAAVTLLALTTGCGAADMTRQASPFANAQGAKTVTLSVQSWVGAQANVAVAQYLLEHELGYRVDTVQIDEVPAWDALSQGRVDALLEDWGHPEEEQRYVEDKKTIVGAGDLGVTGHIGWYVPTYFAEQHPDVTDWKNLNKYADRFRTPESGGKGQLMDGSPSYVTNDKALVKNLDLDYQVVFAGSEAAQITQIKQFAKEKKPFLTYWYSPQWLFKKVPMTEVKLPEYKEGCDADPEKVACAYPHTPLQKYLNADFAKDGGAAARLLKKFQWTTEDQNEVSLMIAEQKLTPEEAAKKWVDSHESTWKTWLS, encoded by the coding sequence ATGCGTACACGTACGAGCGTCATGGCGGCGGTGACCCTGCTCGCCCTGACCACCGGCTGCGGTGCCGCCGACATGACCCGGCAGGCCTCGCCCTTCGCCAACGCGCAGGGGGCGAAGACCGTGACCCTGTCCGTGCAGTCCTGGGTGGGCGCGCAGGCCAACGTCGCCGTCGCCCAGTACCTGCTCGAACACGAACTCGGCTACCGCGTCGACACCGTCCAGATCGACGAGGTCCCCGCCTGGGACGCCCTCAGCCAGGGCCGCGTCGACGCCCTCCTGGAGGACTGGGGGCACCCGGAGGAGGAGCAGCGCTACGTCGAGGACAAGAAGACGATCGTGGGCGCCGGCGACCTCGGTGTGACCGGGCACATCGGCTGGTACGTCCCCACGTACTTCGCCGAGCAGCACCCCGACGTCACCGACTGGAAGAACCTCAACAAGTACGCCGACCGGTTCCGCACCCCGGAGAGCGGCGGCAAGGGCCAGCTGATGGACGGCTCACCGTCCTACGTCACCAACGACAAGGCGCTGGTGAAGAACCTGGACCTCGACTACCAAGTGGTCTTCGCCGGTTCGGAGGCCGCGCAGATCACGCAGATCAAGCAGTTCGCGAAGGAGAAGAAGCCCTTCCTGACCTACTGGTACTCGCCGCAGTGGCTCTTCAAGAAGGTCCCGATGACCGAGGTGAAGCTGCCCGAGTACAAGGAGGGCTGCGACGCGGACCCGGAGAAGGTCGCCTGCGCCTATCCGCACACGCCGCTGCAGAAGTACCTGAACGCCGACTTCGCGAAGGACGGCGGGGCGGCGGCCCGGCTGCTGAAGAAGTTCCAGTGGACGACCGAGGACCAGAACGAGGTCTCCCTGATGATCGCCGAGCAGAAGCTGACGCCGGAGGAGGCGGCGAAGAAGTGGGTGGACAGCCACGAGTCCACGTGGAAGACGTGGCTGTCCTGA